The Metabacillus sediminilitoris genome window below encodes:
- a CDS encoding trimeric intracellular cation channel family protein, with protein sequence MTWEVLSIIGTFAFAISGAIVAMEEEYDILGVYILGIVTAFGGGAIRNLLIGVPVTALWDQGLLFQIALFAMTIIFLFPDKLLKHWNKWGNITDAIGLSAFAIQGALYAVEMGHPTSAVVVAAVLTGSGGGLVRDLLAGRKPLVLRAEIYAFWAIIAGLLIGFELVKQPIELYILFIGIVVLRVLSYTFNWRLPIRSLHSTTKNQMM encoded by the coding sequence ATGACTTGGGAAGTTTTGAGTATTATTGGAACTTTTGCATTTGCCATTAGTGGTGCAATTGTTGCTATGGAAGAAGAATATGATATTTTAGGTGTATATATTTTAGGAATTGTTACCGCTTTTGGAGGTGGGGCGATACGAAACCTCCTTATAGGAGTACCTGTCACTGCTTTATGGGACCAAGGTTTATTGTTTCAAATTGCCCTTTTTGCCATGACAATTATTTTCCTTTTCCCTGACAAGTTACTAAAGCATTGGAATAAATGGGGGAATATTACGGATGCGATTGGTCTTTCAGCATTTGCTATTCAAGGTGCACTTTATGCAGTTGAAATGGGACATCCAACAAGTGCAGTTGTCGTTGCAGCAGTACTAACAGGCAGTGGTGGTGGACTTGTACGGGATTTACTTGCAGGTCGAAAACCATTAGTTTTACGAGCTGAGATTTACGCTTTTTGGGCAATCATTGCTGGTTTACTTATAGGATTTGAGCTTGTAAAACAACCTATCGAACTCTATATCTTATTCATTGGAATCGTTGTATTAAGAGTCCTCTCCTATACATTCAATTGGAGATTACCGATTAGAAGCCTGCATTCGACTACTAAAAATCAAATGATGTAA